CGCGACGGCAGGCTCGTCGGCGAGCGGCGAGCGCCGTTCGGGGAGTTCGAGATCCCACAGGCGGCAGCCGATTACCGGCTCCGGTACGACCTGGACCTGAGCGCGGTGCTGCCGGTGTCCACCCGGGTCACCACGGCCTGGACGTTCCGCTCGGCGGGCCCGTCCGGCACGGGCCGGGCGCCGCTGCCGCTGTTCGCGCTGGACTACGCGCTGCCGCTGGACGCGGCGAACCATCCCACGGCGGGGACCAGCGTGTTCACGGTGCGGCAGGCACACGGCGTGCCCGTCCAGGACGTCACCGCGTTCCGGGTGTGGGCCTCGCTCGACGACGGCGCGACCTGGCAGGCCGTGCCGGTCCGGCAGCAGGACGCCGCGTCGTTCGCCGCGCGGCTGCCGATGCCCGCCGCCGGGCAGGCGGTGTCACTGCGGGTGAAGGCCGAGGGCTCGGCCGACAGCGGTATCGACCAGACCGTCATCCGGGCGTACCGCGCCAGCTGACCCAGGGGGCAGGACGGCGGCGGCTCACGGGTGCGGGCCGCCGCCGTTTCTCATACGCCGTCGCGCCGGGCCTCGTATAGGAAGCAGCCGTACTCGACCGCGCGAACGTGCACCAGCGCCACCGCCGGGTCGGCGAACATCTCGGCGAACACGTCCCCGTGCGTCTCCCCACGGTCGATGCGGCGGCCGCCCAGGATGCGCCCGTCCCGGTCGTAGCGGCGGAACACCCGCTCGGCCGCACCCAGGTAGCCGGGCTCACCGGCGGCCGGGCCGCCGCACGGGCGCGCGTGCACGAACACGGGCCCGCGCTCCAGATACGGGCCCGGATCCGCCCCGGTCTCGGCGGACCAGCGGCGCAGCGGCTCGTACGCGACCAGCGCGAGGTGTTCGCCGGGGGCGGCCCGGCGCAGGCAGCAGCGCAGCGGCGCGCCGCCCTCGGCGTCGACGGACAGCTCGGGCGGGCGGCCGGCGTCGTCGGCGCTCAGCAGCTCGGCGACGACTTCGGCGGGAATGGCGTGAACGGTGTACATGCGGGAGAGTCTGGTCGCCCGGCCGGGCCGAGTCCGGCGGGAATCGGAACTCGCATTCCGCCGGCGACTTCGCCGTTACCGCCGTTGCGCCCGATGGCGGCGCGTAGCGTGAGGATGTTCCGAGGTGATCCGGCGGCGCCCGGTGCGGTGTGCGCCGTGCGCAGGAGGGCTGCCCAGATGGATCTGAAACTCGAAGTCATCGTGATCCCCGTGTCCGACGTGCCGCGCGCCAAGGCCTTCTACGAGAAGGCGGGCTTCCGGCTGGACATCGAGGCCAAGCCCAGCGACGACTGGCACTGCATCCAGTTCACGCCGCCCGGCTCCGAGTGCTCGATCATCTTCGGCAAGGGCATGACCACCGCCGAGCCGGGCTCCTTCCAGGGCATCTACCTCATCGTGCCGGACATCGAGGCGGCCCGCGCCGAGCTGGTGGAGCGCGGCATCGAGGTCGGCGAGGTCTTCCACGACGGCGCCGGGGTCTTCCTGCACGGACACGGCAAGGGCGACTTCACCTACCCGCCCGGGTTCGCGGGCAAGGAGAGCGGCCGGCACCCGGACCGGGCCGACTACGGCTCCTTCGCCACCTTCACCGACCCCGACGGCAACGGCTGGGTCCTCCAGGAAGTCCGCAAACGCCTCCCCGGCCGCTGAACCGGGCCGGTGGGGCGCCCCATCCTGGCCCGCAGTTTCGGGGAAACTGCAGGCTCGGGCGTCGGCGTGGCTGCGCTTTCCCCGAAACTGCGAGTCGTGGACCCGGGCGGCGGCATGACGCCGCTCGACGGCAGGTGGCAGGGCAAGGAGGCGTGACCCGGGTGCCGTAGACGTGCGGGAATGCGGTATCAACGCGGCATGGAATTCGTGCTGTTCCCCGGCCGCCACCACGTGCTCACCCGGTTCCAGGCCCGCTACCTGAGCGAGCTGGCCGGGCCGGAGACGACCGTGATCTGGGCGGTGACCTCGGCGAACCACGCGAACACGCGCCGCAACCCGGTGCCGTACCACCGCCGCGAGGCGGCGATCGAGCGGTTCAGCGCGCAGACCGGCCTGCGCTCGCTGGTCGTGCCGGTGTTCGACACCGCGCCGACGGACCGGTTCGCCGAGGTGACCCTCAAGAACGTCACCGTGGCCACGGGACTCGCGCTGAGCACGGGCGACACCGTGGTGGCCTGCTCCACACCCGAGGTGGCGGCGCTGTACGAGCTGCTCGGGTTCAAGGTCGTCACGGTCGAGGGCGCGGTGTCGCCGGAGCCGGAGCGGCCCTGGGACGTGCTGCTGCG
The Catellatospora sp. IY07-71 DNA segment above includes these coding regions:
- a CDS encoding DUF1203 domain-containing protein — its product is MYTVHAIPAEVVAELLSADDAGRPPELSVDAEGGAPLRCCLRRAAPGEHLALVAYEPLRRWSAETGADPGPYLERGPVFVHARPCGGPAAGEPGYLGAAERVFRRYDRDGRILGGRRIDRGETHGDVFAEMFADPAVALVHVRAVEYGCFLYEARRDGV
- a CDS encoding VOC family protein → MDLKLEVIVIPVSDVPRAKAFYEKAGFRLDIEAKPSDDWHCIQFTPPGSECSIIFGKGMTTAEPGSFQGIYLIVPDIEAARAELVERGIEVGEVFHDGAGVFLHGHGKGDFTYPPGFAGKESGRHPDRADYGSFATFTDPDGNGWVLQEVRKRLPGR